In Anaerolineae bacterium, the genomic window ACTGAAACCAGCATAATGTTCATAATGCCGATGCCGCCGACCAATAAACTGATGGCCCCAATAGAGCCCAGGAAGATTGTCAGCGTCGCCGAAATGTCGGCCGCAGTTTCCAGCAAACTGGCCTGATCAAAAATGTAAAAATCATTGTCTTCATCGGCGGTGAGATTATGGCGCAATCGCAGGGTGGTTTCAACTTGTTGTTTGGCGGCCTCAACCTGATCGCTGCTGACCACCTGAATATTGATCGTGGACACGGTATACTCTCCCCGATAGCGCGACGCGTTGAAGAGCCGTCCCTGGGCTACCCCAATGGACACAAAGGCCTGGGTATCAGGGTTGTCTCGGCCAAAACCGCCCATTTCTTCTAACACGCCTACCACCTGAAAAGGTTGGCCGCCAATCCGCACATTTAACCCCACCGGATTCTCATCACCAAAAAGATCAGAGGCCAGCTCCGGGCCAATGACCACCACGTGGCTTTTTTGGGCCACATCTTCCTCGGTCAAAAAACGCCCCGAAGCCACTTTTAGATTGCGCACTTCGGCATAATTTGCGGTAACGCCGTTGATCTGGCTTTGCGTATTGGTATCGCCATAGACCAATTGGGCATAAGCGTTGTACACCGGAGCCACCAGACCCACAGCAGGATGCAAGGTGGTAGCCATTAAAGCTTCAGCATCGCCTATGGTCAGGGTAATGGCCGAACCTCCGGCGCTACTAACCCCGCGGCTGCTGGTGGCCCCCGACATAATTGATAACAAGTTAGTGCCCTGGCTCTCAATATGTTCGGTGATGTTGGCTGTTGCGCCGCGGCCAATGCCCATAGTGGTGAGCACGGCGGCCACGCCAATAATAATGCCCAGCATTGTCAAGATAGCCCGCATTTTGTGGGCAATGATACTTTCCAGGGCCACTTGTAAATATTTAATGACTTTCATTTTCAATCCCCATCATTGGCGCAACTAATTTGTGGCCGTTTTGTTTATCGGAAACAATTTTGCCATCGTTCAAGGTAATAACACGCTCGGCCCGCCGGGCCACAATTGGATCGTGGGTAACGATGATGAGGGTCAAACCCTGGGCGTGGAGTTCGTCAAACAGGTCCATCACTTCGGTGCTGGTTTGGCTGTCTAACGCGCCGGTCGGTTCATCGGCCAAAAGGATGGCCGGCTGGTTGACCAGGGCGCGGGCAATGGCTACCCGTTGCTGCTGTCCGCCGGATAGCTCATCGGGGCGATGGTTGGCCCGGTCGGCCAGCCCTACCCGCTCCAGCGCGGCCAGGGCCATTGCCCGGCTGCGGCGGCCCGAAATTCCGGCATAAAATAAGGGCAGTTCCACCTGGCGGCGGGCGTTGACCCGGGCCAACAAATTGAACTGTTGAAACACAAAACCAATTTCGCGGTTACGCAGGTCGGCCAGCCGGCTTTT contains:
- a CDS encoding ABC transporter permease; translated protein: MKVIKYLQVALESIIAHKMRAILTMLGIIIGVAAVLTTMGIGRGATANITEHIESQGTNLLSIMSGATSSRGVSSAGGSAITLTIGDAEALMATTLHPAVGLVAPVYNAYAQLVYGDTNTQSQINGVTANYAEVRNLKVASGRFLTEEDVAQKSHVVVIGPELASDLFGDENPVGLNVRIGGQPFQVVGVLEEMGGFGRDNPDTQAFVSIGVAQGRLFNASRYRGEYTVSTINIQVVSSDQVEAAKQQVETTLRLRHNLTADEDNDFYIFDQASLLETAADISATLTIFLGSIGAISLLVGGIGIMNIMLVSV
- a CDS encoding ABC transporter ATP-binding protein, with translation MTQTKPNTSLIEIEEMTKVYQMGHVEVHALRGVSLAVKEGEYVAVMGSSGSGKSTLMNMIGLLDRPTGGTYKIRNAESSKMSKSRLADLRNREIGFVFQQFNLLARVNARRQVELPLFYAGISGRRSRAMALAALERVGLADRANHRPDELSGGQQQRVAIARALVNQPAILLADEPTGALDSQTSTEVMDLFDELHAQGLTLIIVTHDPIVARRAERVITLNDGKIVSDKQNGHKLVAPMMGIENESH